The following proteins are encoded in a genomic region of Armatimonadota bacterium:
- a CDS encoding MerR family DNA-binding protein, with product RTLRYYESVGLLHPGRTPSGYRVYVETDRERLRFVLRAKRAGLSLGEVVEVFRLRDRGELPCGHVRGWLDRKLAEVEDQLRALRGWRQELRHLRRRADGTTLRAPCICPILEEAEGSGSSSAGVPSPRRPHRRRP from the coding sequence GAGGACCCTGCGGTACTACGAGTCGGTGGGACTGCTGCATCCCGGGAGGACGCCGTCCGGGTACCGGGTGTACGTAGAGACGGATCGGGAGCGGTTGCGATTCGTGCTGCGGGCCAAACGGGCGGGCCTCAGCCTGGGGGAGGTGGTGGAGGTGTTCCGGCTGCGGGACCGGGGGGAGCTGCCGTGCGGGCACGTGCGGGGCTGGCTGGACCGCAAGCTGGCGGAGGTGGAGGATCAGCTGCGAGCCTTGCGGGGGTGGCGCCAGGAGCTGCGGCACCTGCGGCGTCGGGCGGACGGCACGACCCTCCGGGCGCCCTGCATCTGCCCGATCCTCGAGGAAGCTGAGGGTAGCGGGTCGAGTTCCGCCGGCGTGCCTTCACCGAGGCGGCCACACCGGAGGAGGCCCTGA